In the genome of Candoia aspera isolate rCanAsp1 chromosome 1, rCanAsp1.hap2, whole genome shotgun sequence, one region contains:
- the CDC42EP3 gene encoding cdc42 effector protein 3: protein MPAKTPIYLKADNNKKGKKFKLRDILSPDMISPPLGDFRHTIHIGKEGQHDVFGDISFLKGNYELLPGNEGETAASQYEGRNEFLRANSTSDSVFIETPSPVLKNAISLPAIGGSQALMLPLLSPVTFNSKRDSLGPLRNPRHSCEPVMEEKLQEKSKHLENGKIYKDDITWKQKAPASYYTNGTDSHSSSHSEQYAKWQTEEFLDSPHLSCDQTKMQPKSDDPFSDLAEPLLSLQLDLGPSLLDEVLSVMDKNKS from the coding sequence ATGCCAGCCAAGACACCCATCTACTTGAAAGCTGACAacaacaagaaaggaaagaaattcaAGCTGAGGGACATTTTGTCTCCTGATATGATCAGCCCACCTTTGGGTGACTTCCGTCACACAATTCACATTGGGAAAGAAGGACAACATGATGTGTTTGGAGACATTTCTTTTTTGAAAGGAAATTATGAGCTTCTACCTGGGAACGAGGGAGAAACAGCAGCCAGCCAATATGAAGGACGCAATGAGTTCCTAAGGGCAAATAGCACTTCTGACTCAGTGTTTATTGAAACCCCTTCTCCCGTCCTTAAAAATGCCATATCGCTTCCTGCCATCGGTGGTTCTCAAGCCCTTATGTTGCCCTTGTTGTCACCGGTGACATTTAATTCAAAGCGGGACTCGTTGGGGCCACTGAGGAATCCCAGGCATAGTTGTGAGCCTGTAATGGAAGAAAAGTTGCAGGAGAAGAGCAAACACTTGGAGAATGGGAAAATATACAAAGATGACATCACATGGAAGCAGAAAGCCCCAGCATCATATTATACTAATGGAACAGATAGCCATTCATCCAGTCATTCAGAACAATATGCCAAATGGCAAACAGAGGAGTTCCTTGACAGCCCCCATCTTTCATGTGATCAAACCAAGATGCAGCCTAAATCAGACGACCCTTTTTCAGACCTGGCAGAACCGCTCCTTTCTTTGCAGCTTGACCTTGGGCCCTCACTTTTGGATGAAGTACTCAGTGTAATGGACAAAAACAAATCATAG